The following are encoded together in the Mycteria americana isolate JAX WOST 10 ecotype Jacksonville Zoo and Gardens chromosome 2, USCA_MyAme_1.0, whole genome shotgun sequence genome:
- the METTL6 gene encoding tRNA N(3)-cytidine methyltransferase METTL6 produces MFQENTSANCLNIITTSTEDGAFQKKGHSARILSPEEAERLAKDQVLVSEFKQLKLEKEAQKNWDLFYKRNSTNFFKDRHWTTREFQELKACREFADQKLTILEAGCGVGNCLFPLLEEDLNIFAYACDFSPRAVEYVKKNAFYSTERCKVFQCDLTKDDLLENIPADSVDVVTLIFVLSAIHPDKMHLVLKNIYKVLKPGKCVLFRDYGLYDHAMLRFKSGSKLGENFYVRQDGTRSYFFTEEFLSQLFKAEGYEQVVNEYVQRETVNRKEDLRVPRVFLQSKFQKPSSKT; encoded by the exons ATGTTTCAAGAAAACACATCAGCCAATTGCTTAAATATAATAACAACATCTACTGAAGATGgtgctttccaaaaaaaaggCCATAGTGCAAGAATCCTTAGCCCAGAAGAAGCTGAGAGACTGGCAAAAGATCAGGTTTTGGTGTCTGAGTTCAAACAACTAAAACTGGAGAAAGAGGCACAGAAGAACTGGGATctattttacaaaagaaacagcACCAACTTCTTCAAAGACAGACACTGGACAACCAGAGAGTTTCAAGAGTTAAAAGCATGTCGGGAG TTTGCAGATCAGAAACTGACCATTCTGGAAGCAGGCTGTGGGGTTGGGAACTGCTTGTTTCCACTCTTAGAAGAAGATCTGAATATTTTTGCATATGCCTGTGATTTCTCTCCTAGAGCTGTTGAGTATGTGAAG AAAAATGCCTTCTACAGTACTGAAAGATGTAAAGTGTTCCAGTGTGATCTTACCAAAGATGATCTTCTAGAAAATATACCAGCAGATTCTGTGGATGTTGTCACACTTATATTTGTGCTTTCTGCCATTCATCCTGACAAAATGCATCTTGTCTTGAAGAACATTTACAAG GTATTAAAACCAGGCAAGTGTGTCTTGTTCAGAGACTACGGACTGTATGATCATGCAATGCTCAGGTTTAAATCTGGCAGCAAACTTGGAGAAAACTTTTATGTTAGACAAGATGGGACAAGATCGTATTTTTTTACTGAAG AGTTCTTGTCTCAGCTTTTCAAGGCTGAGGGATATGAGCAAGTGGTCAATGAATATGTGCAGCGAGAAACTGTGAACAGGAAAGAAGACTTGCGTGTTCCAAgagtttttcttcaaagcaaatttcaaaagCCTTCCAGTAAGACATAA